The genomic region CAGATTTTCGGTCACGGTGTCAGTGGCTCCCTGCTCGTGGCGCCGGCGGTGGTGTTGCCGGGTTCTTAGGCGGGGAAGATCCGGCGGCGCAGCCACAGGGCGGCGTGGACGCCGAAGGTGCCGATGGCGACGGCGATGGCGAGTTCGAAGTTGTTGCCGGCAGCGGTGAACGCCAAGGTCGTGGTCCTGGCGTAGCCCAGGCCGAGGACGCGTCCCAGTCCGAAACCGAGCCCGAAGGTGATGAGGAAGTAGATGATCAACGGCAGTGCGATCCTGGCGACGTCCCCAGGTCGGTCGGTGATCTGATGTCCCTGCAACGCGAACAGCACGACGATGGCGAACAGCAGGCCGTACAGCGCCCACGGCCCGAGCCGTGGCAGGACAGCGGCTTCGTAGTGGTTGCGGCCCAACAGCTTTTCGCCGATGCTTCGGGTGAGGAACCCGGCGACGAGTGGGATGCCGAGGAACACCAACACACTGATGGTGATGGCGCCGATGGAGAACCCGGCGGTCGTGGTGGCCAGGCCGAGCCAGCCGGGCAGGACCTGAAGGTAGAACCACCCCAGGGCTCCGAACGCCAGGACCTGGAACACCGAGTTGATCGCCACCAGCACGGCGGCGGCCTCCCGATAACCGCAGGCGAGCTCGTTCCAGATCATCACCATGGCAATGCATCTCGCGAGGCCGACGATGATCAGCCCGGTGCGGTACTCCGGCAGATCGGGCAGCAGCAGCCAGGCCAGGGCGAACATCAGTGCCGGTCCGATCAGCCAGTTCATCACCAGCGATGCGATCAGCAGTCTGCGGTCACCGGTGATCCGGCGGGTCTCGTGGTAGCGGACCTTGGCCAGTACCGGGTACATCATCACCAGCAGTCCGACGGCGATCGGCAGTGAGACCGATCCGACCTGCACGGCGTCCAGCACGTCGGCGATGCCGGGAACGAACCGTCCGGCGAGCAGTCCGCCCGCCATCGCGGCAATGATCCAGACCGGCAGGTACCGGTCCAGGGTGGACAGTCGGGACAGCACCGGCCCCTCGGCCGGATCACTGACTGCGGTGGAGATGTCGGTCATGCGGTACGGGATCCTTCGAACTGGACGAGCGGCGACCGGGCGGATGTGCGGCTGGTCAGTCGTGTGGTCTGGTGGCGCGGACGATCGCGGCGTGCATGCCGGGGGCGGCTTCGTGGGTGAAGGTGACCTCGGTGTCGACGAACCCGACGGCTGCGAGTCCGTCGAGGTATTCGCTGCGCGAGAGCGCGCCGGCGATGCAGCCGACGTAGGACCCGCGTTCGGCCCGCTCGGCCGCGCTCAGGTGGTCCTCGGCGACGACGTCGGAGATGCCGATACGGCCACCGGGGAGTCAGTCATGACGCCACCTTCCATAGACGGATGTCGATACGTGCCCACCCTCTCTCTAGACATAGACCGATGTCAATACGTCCCGCATACTGACTGCATGACAGACGCGGCGTCGCCCCGGGTCGAGGTTGCCTGCTGTGCGCCGTTGACGCGGGAACCACTGGCTGCGGATGCGGCGGTCGAGTTGGCGCGGATCCTGAAGGCGATCGCGGACCCGGCCCGGCTGCGGCTGCTGTCGATGGTTGCCGCGCATGAGGGCGGCGAGGCGTGCGTGTGCGATCTCACCGAGCCACTGGGCCTGTCCCAGCCGACGGTGTCGCATCACCTCAAGGTGCTCGTCGATGCAGGTCTGCTGACTCGCGAGAAGCGCGGTGTGTGGGCCTACTTCACCCTCGTCCCCGCTGCGCTGGACTCATTGGCCGCGGTACTCACCAGCGGGCGCACCGAGCTATCCGAGTAGTTCTGCTCCCGGTCCAGGACACGCAGCCGGTTAAGACCTGTCCACGCAAGGACTGTCGATGACCTGCGGGGGATGGCGCAGCCCGACGACCGTCGGTCGACCCCAGTTGGCGACGGGCCGACGAGCATGGGGTGCGGTCAGGAACGATATTCGGGATTGGGGTAGTCGAATCTGGCTCCGGCGGCCCACTGGTTGCGGTCGTTCCCGTCGGCCGGGAAGCCGCCCGCGCCGGTGATGAGTCCGGCCAGGTTCAACAGATTCCATGTCATGAAGGTGGTGTTCCGCTGGGTGAAATCGTTGCTCACCCCCACAGCGGTGCCGTCATCGAGGGTGTCGCCGTAGCTGGGGCCGGGCCCTGCTTCGCCGATCCAGCCGGCGTCCG from Nakamurella sp. A5-74 harbors:
- the arsB gene encoding ACR3 family arsenite efflux transporter; its protein translation is MTDISTAVSDPAEGPVLSRLSTLDRYLPVWIIAAMAGGLLAGRFVPGIADVLDAVQVGSVSLPIAVGLLVMMYPVLAKVRYHETRRITGDRRLLIASLVMNWLIGPALMFALAWLLLPDLPEYRTGLIIVGLARCIAMVMIWNELACGYREAAAVLVAINSVFQVLAFGALGWFYLQVLPGWLGLATTTAGFSIGAITISVLVFLGIPLVAGFLTRSIGEKLLGRNHYEAAVLPRLGPWALYGLLFAIVVLFALQGHQITDRPGDVARIALPLIIYFLITFGLGFGLGRVLGLGYARTTTLAFTAAGNNFELAIAVAIGTFGVHAALWLRRRIFPA
- a CDS encoding metalloregulator ArsR/SmtB family transcription factor produces the protein MTDAASPRVEVACCAPLTREPLAADAAVELARILKAIADPARLRLLSMVAAHEGGEACVCDLTEPLGLSQPTVSHHLKVLVDAGLLTREKRGVWAYFTLVPAALDSLAAVLTSGRTELSE